The following coding sequences lie in one Salmo salar chromosome ssa13, Ssal_v3.1, whole genome shotgun sequence genomic window:
- the ruxg gene encoding Small nuclear ribonucleoprotein G (The RefSeq protein has 1 substitution compared to this genomic sequence): protein MSKAHPPELKKFMDKKLSLKLNGGRQVQGVLRGFDPFMNLVMDDCLEMAPGGIQNTIGLVVIRGNSIIMLEALERV from the exons ATGAGTAAAGCACACCCACCAGAGTTGAAAAA GTTCATGGACAAGAAGCTTTCGT TGAAGCTGAATGGTGGCAGGCAGGTCCAAGGAGTCCTGCGAGGTTTTGACCCCTTCATGAACTTGGTGATGGATGACTGCTTGGAGATGGCCCCTGGGGGAATACAGAACACGATAGGCATGGTG GTAATCCGAGGAAACAGTATCATCATGCTGGAGGCCCTTGAGAGAGTATGA
- the LOC106566411 gene encoding zinc finger protein 271 has protein sequence MDAVPCRWNTTRVQESFAQTKPASDTLTKLAKLVAQKQESQSQNQLLPDVCPCVCAECSQGFSDMAELLHHQQGEHALRKCHRCLSCGKEFSLLSSLQLHKCIHDAAPCQLCCGKPQLGAPCSACKASTSDSQSVQDKSLHHQSHHHDNRSYACAPCGKSYSQKQALLHHQQAGCSKSASRTAKVVSPPADSPSPESAILDSSPSDSPPPDATSAPDPDRPSQCPLCAKRFRSGAGLACHQRSTHRKEWIISKYPLLKGGCTNGVNRLSKQMAGPSQPKRRGRKSQLLSCRSCDRVFLSTAKLYLHRQESHSREKDIRSDPRPLISKRRKRETYPCDVCGKVFLHHLSLKAHVKNHSQEPPSHVQQGGKAAKETKLGEKMPKKPNSNLARKMGGTLVKASRGRPKKVPEEEGEFPCPSCAEVFSLQSALKEHEELHQPTGSMRQCSVCSQGMGISKKPRAKLRRSYHCVPCLKAFVTLDTFLQHCQDHLVVSGDEEGRNV, from the coding sequence ATGGATGCAGTACCTTGCCGTTGGAACACCACAAGAGTTCAGGAGTCGTTTGCTCAGACTAAGCCTGCCTCAGACACTCTAACAAAGCTGGCAAAACTTGTGGCACAAAAGCAAGAGAGTCAAAGCCAGAACCAACTACTGCCTgatgtgtgcccgtgtgtgtgcgCAGAGTGCAGCCAGGGATTCTCTGACATGGCTGAGTTATTGCACCACCAGCAGGGGGAACATGCCTTACGTAAGTGTCATCGCTGCCTTTCCTGTGGCAAAGAGTTTTCTCTCCTATCCTCTTTGCAGTTGCACAAGTGCATTCATGATGCTGCTCCTTGTCAGCTCTGTTGTGGTAAACCACAGCTAGGTGCTCCATGCAGTGCATGCAAGGCTTCAACCTCAGACTCTCAGAGTGTCCAGGATAAGTCCCTTCATCACCAGTCCCACCATCATGATAACAGATCATATGCCTGTGCTCCGTGTGGTAAAAGCTATAGCCAAAAGCAAGCTTTGCTTCACCATCAGCAGGCTGGCTGTAGTAAATCTGCCTCACGAACTGCAAAAGTTGTCAGCCCTCCCGCTGACTCTCCCTCGCCGGAATCTGCCATCTTGGactcctctccctctgactctcccCCCCCTGATGCCACTAGTGCCCCAGATCCTGACAGGCCAAGCCAATGCCCACTTTGCGCCAAGAGGTTTCGCTCAGGGGCTGGCCTTGCATGCCATCAGCGATCCACCCATCGGAAGGAGTGGATCATCTCTAAGTATCCTCTACTAAAAGGAGGATGCACAAATGGGGTTAATAGATTATCGAAGCAGATGGCTGGGCCATCCCAACCAAAAAGAAGAGGCAGAAAGAGCCAGCTCCTCTCCTGTCGTTCCTGTGACAGGGTCTTCCTAAGCACTGCCAAGCTGTACTTGCACAGACAAGAGTCCCACAGCAGAGAGAAGGATATCAGAAGCGATCCAAGGCCACTGATTAGCAAGCGGAGGAAAAGAGAGACTTACCCATGTGACGTTTGTGGTAAAGTGTTCTTGCACCACTTGTCACTTAAAGCACACGTCAAGAATCATAGTCAAGAACCACCAAGCCATGTGCAGCAGGGTGGGAAAGCAGCCAAGGAGACCAAGTTAGGTGAGAAGATGCCAAAAAAGCCTAACAGCAACCTAGCACGGAAGATGGGAGGAACATTGGTCAAGGCTAGCAGGGGGAGACCAAAGAAAGTTccagaagaagagggagagttTCCTTGCCCGTCTTGTGCTGAGGTGTTTTCTTTGCAGTCTGCCCTGAAGGAGCATGAGGAGCTGCATCAGCCTACAGGGAGTATGAGACAGTGCAGCGTGTGCAGTCAGGGCATGGGTATCTCTAAGAAGCCTAGGGCCAAGCTTCGGAGGTCCTACCATTGTGTTCCCTGCTTGAAGGCTTTTGTAACACTGGACACTTTCTTACAACACTGCCAAGATCACCTTGTTGTCAGTGGCGATGAGGAAGGGAGAAATGTATGA